CGCTCGGCCAGCGTCATTATGACGTGCAGATGATCGGCGGCATCGTCCTCCATCGCGGCGAGATCGCGGAAATGCGGACGGGCGAGGGCAAGACGCTCGTCGCCACGCTGGCGACCTATCTCAACGCGCTGGAAGGGAAGGGCGTTCATGTCGTCACCGTCAACGACTATCTGGCGTCGCGCGACTGCGAGTGGATGGGGCAGGTCTATCGCTTCCTGGGGCTGACGACGGGCGTCATCGTCCCCAATCTGAGCGAGGACCAGCGGCGCGAAGCCTATAATGCCGACATCACCTATGCGACGAACAACGAACTGGGCTTCGATTATCTGCGCGACAATATGAAATATGATCGCGCGTCCATGGTGCAGCGCCCGTTCAATTTCGCCATCGTCGACGAGGTGGACTCGATCCTGATCGACGAGGCGCGCACCCCTCTCATCATTTCCGGCCCTACGGACGACAAGTCGGAACTGTATATTTCGGTCGACGCGGTCGTGAAGCAGCTCGTCGATGCCGACTATGAGAAGGACGAGAAACAGCGCACGGTCACGCTGACCGAAGAGGGCACGGAAAAGATCGAGCGGATGCTGGAGGCGGCCGGGCTGTTGCAGGGCGCCAATCTCTACGACTTCGAGAATACCGCCGTCGTCCATCATGTGAATCAGGCGCTGCGGGCCAATGTGATGTTCCGCCGCGACATCGATTATATCGTGAAGGACGGCAAGGTCGTCATCATCGACGAGTTCACCGGCCGCATGATGGATGGCCGCCGCTGGTCCGACGGGCTGCATCAGGCGGTGGAGGCCAAGGAAGGCGTCAATATCGAGCCGGAGAACCAGACGCTAGCCTCCATCACCTTCCAGAATTATTTCCGCATGTATCCCAAGCTGGCGGGCATGACCGGCACGGCCGCGACGGAAGCGACGGAATTCTTCGAAATCTACAAGATGAACGTGGTCACCATCCCGACCAACCGCCCGGTGCAGCGCGTGGATGAGGAAGACACCTTCTACAAGAATCTGGAGGACAAGTTCCGGGGAATCGCCCGGACGATCAAGGAACATGCGGAACAGGGCCAGCCCGTGCTGGTTGGCACCGTCTCCATCGAAAAGTCCGAAATGCTGTCCGAATTCCTGAATCAGGAAGGGGTGAAGCACGCCGTGCTGAACGCTCGCTTCCACGAACATGAAGCGCATATCGTGGCGCAGGCCGGGCGCAAGGGCGCGGTCACCATCGCCACCAACATGGCGGGACGCGGCACCGACATCAAATTGGGCGGCAACCTGGAAATGCGCGTCGAGGACGAGCTTCGCGACATGCCGGAAGGCCCGGAGCGCGACGCCGCCATCGCCCGCATCGACGCGGAGATCGAAGCGGAAAAGGCCGAAGTGCTCGCGGCCGGCGGCCTGTTCGTGCTCGCGACGGAACGGCATGAAAGCCGCCGCATCGACAACCAGCTTCGCGGCCGTTCGGGCCGCCAGGGCGATCCGGGCCTGTCGCGCTTCTACCTCAGCCTTGACGACGACCTGATGCGCATCTTCGGGCCGGACACGATGTTCGCGAAGATGATCCGGTCGAATCTGGAGGATGGAGAGGCCCTGCCACCCTCCAAATGGCTGAGCAAGGCCATCGAAACGGCGCAGCGCAAGGTCGAGGCGCGCAATTACGACATCCGCAAGCAGGTCGTCGAATATGACGACGTGATGAACGACCAGCGCAAGGTCATCTACGAACAGCGCGCCGACATCATGGACGCCGATACGGTCGACGATGTGGTCACCGACATGCGGCATGAGACGGTCAACGATCTGGTTGGCGCCTCCTGCCCCCCCGGCACCTATCCCGAACAGTGGAACATGGCGCGCCTGAAGGAACGGACTGCGGAAATTCTGGGCATCGAACCGGATTTCGACGCATGGCTCGCCGAGGATGCGGTCGATCCGGAAATGATCGAGGAACGGCTTGTCGCGCTGGCCGACGAGGCGGTTGCGGAGAAAATCAAGGAGATCGACGTCGCCGACTGGCACATGATCGAAAAGAGCATCCTGCTCCAGAGCCTCGACCATCACTGGAAGGAGCATCTTTCCACATTGGACGCGCTCCGTCAGGTCGTGCATCTGCGCGCTTATGCCCAGAAAACGCCGATCAACGAGTATAAGCAGGAAGCCTTTGCCCTGTTCGAGCGGATGCTGGGCAACATCCGGGAAGATGTGACCGGCTCCATCGCCCGCGTCCAGTTCCGTCTGGATCAGGCGCCGATGCCGGAGTTCGACCTTCCCGTGCTCCCCGATTTCATCACCACGCACATCGATCCTTTTTCCGGCGAGGATAATAGCGCGGACATCGATGCGGGGCAGACGGGCGGCATCACGACCACCATTCCGCGTCCCCCCGTCGGCAATGCCGAAGCGGGCGAGTTCACGAACCTGAACATCAGCCGGAATGCGCCTTGTCCCTGCGGTTCCGGGCAGAAGTACAAGCATTGCCACGGGGCGCTGGCCTGACGAGCGGACGGCAGGGCGTCTTCGAAGTCGGGAAGAAACCGACGGGAGCATCGCCGACCATATGTCCATCGGCTGCGGCGCTCCGTGATAGCGGAAGCGCGCCTAAGGACATCAATGCCTGCATGAAGTGAAGCGCGAAATCGGGGCGAGTGGGGGATTGCGGGCCGAAGCCGATGAACCGGAGAACTACAGCTACGCTATAGCCCTCTAAATTGAGGAAAAAGCGAATGGCTACGATGGGGTGGAGAACAGAGCGGCGGCTTTTGCTTGCGATCATGCTGAAGCCGACATCTCTGGCGATCTAACGTTGAGCCCACTCACGCAGCAGAATCGCGTATTGCATGGTGTTTTCGTAGACAGGATTCCCGGTGCTGTCGTTTTGGAACGTCACATACTCCAGGAACAAGCCCTCTTGTCTCATACCAAGCTTTTCGCAAAGCCGCCGAGACGAGGTGTTGTGGTCCTCCACATAAGCGTAGATGCGCCTTATCCTTTGACGCGTGAATAAATCAGCGCACAAGGCGTGAGCCGCTTCGAATGCGTAGCCTCGGCCACTGAAGAGAGGATTGAAATTCCAACCCACGGAAACCGTGTCGGGTTGCTGAGGATTTTCCTGGTCATCTGACCAAGCGGGATCGTAATGAACGAATAGGTCGCCTATGAGTTGACCGGTTTCCTTGAGGCAAACCGCGATATACTCATCTTCGCCAGAGCGTTTCAGAACCTCGGCTTCAGCCGCCTTCAGGTCTGCGAGCTTGAGCGAAAAGAAGCAACTCGCAGATGGCTTTTGCAGGTAGGCAAACAAAGCCTCCGCATCACCCACGCGAAAATTCCTGATAGTCAGACGATCGGTTTGGATCGTTTTCAACGGCTCACTTCCTAATATCAGACTTCAGAAATAGTCTGCGGTCATGGTCGCTTCCCTGACACGCTCGCAAGGACCGCTTTATGGCAATGTTGGATTGATTCCAATAACCGC
This genomic window from Sphingobium cloacae contains:
- a CDS encoding GNAT family N-acetyltransferase, whose product is MKTIQTDRLTIRNFRVGDAEALFAYLQKPSASCFFSLKLADLKAAEAEVLKRSGEDEYIAVCLKETGQLIGDLFVHYDPAWSDDQENPQQPDTVSVGWNFNPLFSGRGYAFEAAHALCADLFTRQRIRRIYAYVEDHNTSSRRLCEKLGMRQEGLFLEYVTFQNDSTGNPVYENTMQYAILLREWAQR
- the secA gene encoding preprotein translocase subunit SecA — encoded protein: MFGALAKSIFGSSNDRYVKSLGKTVDQIASFEPAISAMSDEELVAQTVKFRQQLAEGATLDDLLPEAFATVREAAKRTLGQRHYDVQMIGGIVLHRGEIAEMRTGEGKTLVATLATYLNALEGKGVHVVTVNDYLASRDCEWMGQVYRFLGLTTGVIVPNLSEDQRREAYNADITYATNNELGFDYLRDNMKYDRASMVQRPFNFAIVDEVDSILIDEARTPLIISGPTDDKSELYISVDAVVKQLVDADYEKDEKQRTVTLTEEGTEKIERMLEAAGLLQGANLYDFENTAVVHHVNQALRANVMFRRDIDYIVKDGKVVIIDEFTGRMMDGRRWSDGLHQAVEAKEGVNIEPENQTLASITFQNYFRMYPKLAGMTGTAATEATEFFEIYKMNVVTIPTNRPVQRVDEEDTFYKNLEDKFRGIARTIKEHAEQGQPVLVGTVSIEKSEMLSEFLNQEGVKHAVLNARFHEHEAHIVAQAGRKGAVTIATNMAGRGTDIKLGGNLEMRVEDELRDMPEGPERDAAIARIDAEIEAEKAEVLAAGGLFVLATERHESRRIDNQLRGRSGRQGDPGLSRFYLSLDDDLMRIFGPDTMFAKMIRSNLEDGEALPPSKWLSKAIETAQRKVEARNYDIRKQVVEYDDVMNDQRKVIYEQRADIMDADTVDDVVTDMRHETVNDLVGASCPPGTYPEQWNMARLKERTAEILGIEPDFDAWLAEDAVDPEMIEERLVALADEAVAEKIKEIDVADWHMIEKSILLQSLDHHWKEHLSTLDALRQVVHLRAYAQKTPINEYKQEAFALFERMLGNIREDVTGSIARVQFRLDQAPMPEFDLPVLPDFITTHIDPFSGEDNSADIDAGQTGGITTTIPRPPVGNAEAGEFTNLNISRNAPCPCGSGQKYKHCHGALA